The genomic window TCAGGTGGATCGACTGTCACTTGTCGGTCAAAGCGGCCGGGACGCAATAAGGCTGAGTCTAGTACGTCGGGACGGTTGGTGGCAGCAATAATAATGATGCCTGTATTACCTTCAAACCCATCCATTTCGGTGAGGAGTTGGTTGAGGGTTTGTTCTCTCTCGTCGTTACCGCCACCGATACCAGCACCCCGTTGGCGTCCAACGGCGTCGATTTCATCGATGAAGATGATACAGGGGGCGTTGTCTTTAGCTTTCTTAAACAAATCGCGGACGCGGGATGCACCAACACCGACGAACATTTCCACGAATTCCGAACCGGAAATACTGAAGAATGGTACGCCTGCTTCTCCAGCGATCGCTTTTGCTAATAAAGTTTTACCAGTTCCAGGAGGCCCAACTAACAGCACTCCCTTGGGAATCCGCGCGCCTACAGCGGTAAATCTTTCTGGCTGCTTGAGAAAGGTGACAACTTCTTGCAGTTCTTCTTTAGCTTCTTCGATTCCGGCTACGTCGTCAAATTTAACCCCAGTTTTTGCCTCCATTTGGAAACGCGCTTTCGATTTGCCGAAGTTCATCGCTTGACCTGGCCCGCCGGGGAGGTTGCTAGAACGCCGGAACAAAAAGAACAGCCCAGTAATCAATAAAACTGGAAACACGAGATTGCCTAACAATCCCCAAATTGCGCCATCATTCCGCATGGGGTGGGCATCAAAACTAATCGCTTTTTCTTTGAGCTTGCTAATTAACTCAGGAGCGTTAACAGGCAAATCCACCCGCCACCTTTGGACGCGATTTTCGATGTCTGGATCGCGGGCTTCTATAATTGCTGTCCTACCGCCTTCGTACAGATCCACACTGCTGACGCGATCGCCGTCCAAGTATTCTAGAAAGCGACCATAGGTCATGCGGGTATTGGCAGCATTCTTACTCATGTCAGCAGGAGCGCCTGCAAAGGCCCCTTGCCAGAAGAAAAAGCCAATTACCAAAGCCGGCAATGTCCACAGTACTATGACTTTCCAAGAGAATTTCATGTTCATTTGCCTCTAGATACCTATACAAGTCATCAGCCTTAGCAACCGAATGTTCATCACTCTGTCACTTTAAGCTGTTAAACGGATGTCTATAAATCCATTTTGTTTAATTTGATCTCTTATATGCACTGCCATAAGGCAATCAGGGCATTATGGCGATGCCAACAAGAATCTTAATCAAAGTTAACTTAATTTTAATACAATATCGCACGAGAAAAGGGAGCGCCAACAAGGGAGAGACGCCAAGAAATTTTCTCGCGTTTGGTGTGTCTGTTCAATTAAGGACTTTACCTACTTAACTTCTGTAATTTGTAGAGTGTAAGGAAGATACTTACCTTTTTCGTAGGAACCAACCCAAATTTGGTAATTTCCAGCCAGCCATTCACCAACAATGCCGGCATTTTTACCGTCAACATCGTCATTACACCAAGTACCACCGGGTCCCTTGATAATCAAGGTGGTGTCCTCAGGACTTTGCACTTGCAGCTTTAGGTAGTCAAATTTACTTGTTAGCACTAATGTGTGGTCTGGTGCTTCATCAACAAATCCGGTACAAGGGCCAGTGGCTGTTTCGCTTCTGGCGGCTACTTGACTCCCAGATATTGAACCACCACTCATCCCGCGAACTGTCAGGGGGTCTGGCGAAAACTGGGGGCTAATGGTGACATCTCCAAATATCGTTGGCGCTTCCTGAGCATCAGTCACAGTATTAACTGTCAATGTAATGAAGAGCGTAACTATCATCAACGATAATCTCATCCCTCTGTTGAGCACTTTTGTCAGCATTGTAATTACGTTCGCTTCTAAGTGTTTTTGAAGACATTAATTTTACACACTAAGTTCCCAACCTGAGGAGAATTGACTACCTATTTTAGATTTAAAATTGGGGATAATTCATTAGTAATTAGTCAATGATTTCTTGTTCCGATAGTTGCTCTACCTTATGGATAGGGGCGCACGTTTGTGCGCCCCTAAAATCTCAAATATTTTTAAAATCTGGAAGTAATCGCTAATTAGCTTCTGTTATTGCCCTACTCAAGCGCGACTTATCTAAACCAATCTGATTTAGTAGTAACCAAGATTGGATCAGGTCGGGGCCATGAACATCTCCAGTTAAGGCTGCTCTGAGCGATCGCATCACTAAGCCTTTTTTGACTTTTTGCTCTTTCACCACTTGTTTAATAATGTCCTGGGCGGCGGCTTCTGATAGTTGCGGCTGATTTTCTAAAGCTGTGACAATCCCCTCAAGCACAGCAACAGAACCTTCTTGCTTGAGTTGTGTACTGGCTTCGTCGCTAAATTCAACTGTGTCGTTAAAAAACAGTTGGCTTTGAGCTACTGCATCTACTAAACGAGTCAAACTCTGGCTAATTAAAGTTACTAACTGTTCTAACCAGGGGCGTTCTCTTCCACCATCAAATTTATACCCAGCCGCTTCCCAAAAGGGTATGAGTAAATCTGTGAGTTTATCTACTGGCGTATTGTGGATATACTGACTGTTCAACCAATCGAGTTTTGCCCAGTCAAACTTTGCACCTGCTTTATTTACACGTTCAAAGCCAAATTCTTTTGCTGCTACTTCTAAGGTAAATATTTCTTGCGTCGAGTCTGGTGGCGACCAACCCAGCAATGTCATGTAATTCACCAAGCCTTCAGCAGTAAAGCCCATTTTCTGAAAGTCAGAAATGGAAGTAACACCATCTCGCTTAGAAAGCTTGCGCCCTTCCAAATTTAAAATCAGCGGCGTGTGGGCAAATTCTGGGATTTTTGCACCCATTGCTTCATACAGTAAAATTTGCTTGGCGGTGTTGGCGATGTGGTCTTCTCCCCGGATAACATGGGTGATTTGCATATCGATGTCATCCACTACAACTACAAAGTTGTATAAAGGTTGACCGCTACCCTCTTCTGAGGCGCGGGCGATGACCATATCACCACCTAAATCGCTACCTCGCCAAGACATCTTTCCCCTTACTAGGTCATTCCAGACAATTTCCCGCCCATCTTCGATTTTGAAGCGAATCACAGAGGAGCGACCTTCTGCTTCAAATGCGGCGCGTTGTTCTGGCGTGAGGTTGCGGTGACGGTTGTCATAGCGAGGAGCTTCGCCTCTAGCTTTCTGAGCTTCTCTTAAAGCCTCTAGTTCTTCGGAAGTGGTGTAGCAGCGATAGGCTAATCCTTGATCTAGCAGTTTTTGTACTGCTTCTTTGTAGAGATCCAGGCGTTGGGATTGAAAAAATGGTCCTTCATCCCAGTTAAGTCCTAGCCAGCGCAGTCCTTCAAGAACATTGTCGGTGTATTCGGGACGCGATCGCTCTAGGTCTGTGTCTTCTATTCGCAGTATAAATTTACCGCCGTGGTGGCGGGCAAATAGCCAGTTAAATACAGCCGTTCTAGCTGTACCAATATGTAAATTTCCAGTTGGACTTGGCGCAATTCGGACTCTGACAGTCACAGTTAATTCTCTCTTTTGCAAAGCTTGATAAATGTAGCTTATATTTAAACCCTGAATCCTGAGTCAAGGAAATCCAGGCTTAGGAACTAGTAAATAACAAATGCCCAATTCCTAATATTACTTAAGACTCACTACTGATAATTTTAGAACGGGACTGACGGGGCTCGAACCCGCAACTTCCGCCGTGACAGGGCGGTGCTCTAACCAATTGAACTACAGTCCCTTGTTTGGCAACTTTGCTATTATCGCTATTTATTTTCTACTTGTCAAGTGTTTTGCAGTTAGGAATTATTTTTGCCCCGTCTGCCCAGCGGGCGATCGCTCCTTGGGGGAAATTTTTCGTTAAATAGAACCTGATAATACAACCTGTGGCTCTGATTCCAGATGCTGTAATATCCGGGATTGCATTTGTTTATACTGCTGCTTTAATAGCTGTTTGCTCAACTGCGGTTGAGAGGCGGGTGGTAGACTATGACTCTGTTGCACCCAGGTTTTCAACATTTGCCGCTGAGTTGGCTCGATGCGACTGCTGAGAACGTTGGTGCAGGAATGTGGTGCTTCTAGAGTAAAGAAAATCAAAGGATAGTGTTCATTTTCAGCCAGGAAACTTACTACCCTAAGATTTTGAGGATTTTGCATATCTAGGTAGCAGGGTAGCCACTTAGGAGCTAATTGCTGATTGTAAAGTATACTCACCCACAACAGCATTGGGTGAGGGGATGTTATGAAGATAAATTGGTTATAACGGGTAGAAACCGCATAATTTTTGATTTCTTGTTTAGGCAACATCAACCATAGCGCTGTCATAGATCCTTGTGCAGTGTCTATAACCTGAGAAAAAACAATCTCTTGAATTGGTTTATTTTCAGGCCATAAAAGTTGCCGGCATTTTTGTTCTACTGTGATTGGTAATCCAGAATCTAAGGGACAGGTAAGAATGGAACTAGAGGCTGATGTTGTAGGTAAACGTGGACTATTGGGCTGTTCTAAACTGTTTAAGACTTGCAGAATTTGAGCGATATTTTGTGGGCGATCGCTTGCTTTTTTAGCAAGACAAGCCATGATTAAATGATTTAACTTCTGAGGTAATTTAAGAGTGGGTTTAACATCTGCGATCGCTTTTGGTTCTTCAAATTGATGTGCTTTATACCAAGCCCCAAAGTAATCAGTTTCTGGTTGCCAGGGTTTTTTGCCTGTGAGCATTTCAAACATCATCACACCCAGGCTATAAATATCAGAGCGACTATCTAATTTTTCCCCATCTAGTTGTTCTGGAGAACAGTAGGGTAAAGTGCCATTAAATCCACTGCTTGTACTAGCTGTTGATGCATAATTTAAAAATCTAGCAATCCCGAAATCGAGAATTTTAACTAACTGACCCAATATCGGATCAGGAATAACTAATATATTGGCAGGCTTGATATCTCTATGAACTAATGGACAAATTTTGCCGTCAATGTTAATGCCTTCATGGGCGCACTGTAAGCCTAAGCAAATTTGGCGGGAGAGAGTCAAAAACATGGACAGAGGCAGCGGAATTAAATCCTTTAAACTTTTTCCACATAGATATTCCATGACGTAGTATGGTTTTCCTTGCTCATTCACGCCATAATCATACGCCCGCACTATATGTAAGCTCTTTTGACTCAAAGCTGCACTCATTAAAGCTTCACGAACAAAGTCTTGTTGCATCTTGGTATCGACAACAGTTTTAGTCAAAAACTTGACAGCAACGGGTGTACCTCCTAACAAAATATCATTTGCTAAGAAAACTTCACCCATGCCACCGCTACCAATTAATTGCTTGAGTTGATAACGATTGGCAAGCAAGCCCGTACTACTTGGAGATGTAAATCGGCTTTGATTCACTTTGTTCACCTCTGCTGCTGAGTCGATTTAAAGTTAGCAGTAGACACATAAGAATATCATTGGGTAATTGGTAGTAAGCATTTTCATTTTGATAGCAGACTTTCAAGGACGTGATAAAAGTTTAAAAAAAGTCTCCAAGAATTTAGTCATCCAATTTTTTAAACCTTCTTTCTCAGTTTTTTGATGAAAAGCTAACTTTTGTAAAATGTCCAATTTCAGCTTTTCATAATCTGTTTTTAGAAGATTTTTAGCTTCATTAGGCAAAATTAATCCATTTGATTGTTGACTTATATCTAAGCAATCTACAAGTTGCTGGCGCTGATTAGCTGTAAGCTTTAAAGTCGTTACATGAGAGCAACGGTTTGGATCTTCTAGGGCAAAAAATAGTAGATGATAGTAGCCTACTTCTGCTAAACTACGTGCTATATTCTCCCCTTTATTATCTTTCAAATCAAGAAAATAAGGTAGCCACTTAGTCATAGAAGGTTGGGCATTGTATAGTACTGTTACCCATAATAGCATTGGGTATACATTCATTTTACTAATAAATTCAGTACCATGTATTTTATCCAAATATTTTGTAATCTCTTGTTTGGGCAACATTGACCAAAAAGTTGGTATAAGTCTTTGATGAGTATGTAGTAAATGGGGAAAACCAATTGGTGCAATTGGTTTATTTTTAGGCCAATTTTTCTGCAAACACTCTTTTTCTGATAATAAAGTTGCAGGGACTAATTGAACTGGACACGAGAGTTTAATAATCTCACTGCTATTGCTAGGAATAACATCATTAAGCTGAAGATTAACCTTTTCTAAATCTTCTAATATTTGGTTGATATTTTGAGGGCGATCGCTTATTTCTTTCGCTAAACAACTCATCAGTAATTTTTCTAACACCTGTGGTATTTTGACTTGCGGATTCACTTCCTCAACTGTAGGTGGCATTTGAAAGCGATGCGCTTGATACCAAGTACCAAAGGAGTTACTTTTTGTCTGAAATGGATGTTTTCCTGTCAGCATCTCAAACATTAGTACTCCCAAACTGTAAATATCAGAGCGGACATCTAGCAATTTGCGTCCTTCCATATGTTCTGGAGAACAGTAAGGCAAACTGCCAATAAAAGAATCTGTCAGGGTCATCCCACTTCGCTCTGTTAAAAATTTGGCAATACCAAAATCTAGTATCTTAACAATTTCTCCTTGTTTGCTATCTTCACTAATGAATATATTTTCTGGTTTAATATCCCTGTGAACAATGGGATAAATCTCTCCTTTGAGGCTGATACCTTGATGGGCACATTGTAAACCTAAACAAATTTGATTACAAATCTCCAAAAACTTTGATATTGTTAAGGGCTGAATTTCGAGAATTTGTTTGAGACTTTTTCCTTGGAGGTATTCCATTACATAAAAGGGAGTCTTATCCTCAGTAACGCCATAACTTAAAATACGAACAATATGTTTACTTTTGCGACCCAATTGAGCGCCAATAAAAATCTCTCTGGCAAAGCGTTGGGACATTTGCTGGTTCACCAAACTGAGTGATAAGATTTTGACTGCGATCGGCATACCACCTTTAGCAGTATCTTCTGCTAAATAAACTTTACCCATCCCCCCTTTACCAATTAAATCTCTGATTAAATAGCGATTATTTAAAAATTGTCCAATGTAATCATCTAATTCTGCTTTTTGCCCTACCATACTCTCAATTTGATTTTGTGACATAAGAATTATTTATGAAAAACATTGCTGGCAAAATACTTTAATAAGTCTAGCTAATTATTAAATTTAAATCTAAAAAACATCATAATTTTTAGAATATTAATCCTCTGCTGTAATCATGGTTAATCTTTCTGCAAAATTCCCTAATCATTGTGTAACATATTTATTAATGAATACGGTTGAGAAATTACACGTAAACTACAAATAGGTAAGATAAAGTTGCCTAGCAAATTCCGTGAATACACAGGAATAAGCTTCAAACAAGTGAATAGCAGTAAAGGTACGATACCTCTGTACAGTTAACGGTTGAGATTCGGCAGTAAACGGTGCAATAATCTGATTAGTGGTGTTTCAATTTTAATTTTAAAGGCTAGTATCTGGGTGCGTTGCAGGGAGTTAAAATTATTATCACTGATGAGAATTAATGATTGTTGTCCATCGGGTAGTTTAGGGCCAAGAGTTAAGCCTTCGATGTTATCTAGCAGTACATCTAAGGTTCTTAAATCTAACAGCAGTTTTTTTGTAACTGGTTTAATATTCTTGGAATTAATTGCTAAAAGGCTATCAATCTTATGAATATCATCGCCTCCTTCTAAAGAAACCTGAAACAGGAAAATAGCAAATCCTAAACCAGTAAAAGACCGTTCTAAACTTAGGAAGTGTCCTTGATTATCGAGAGCAACTAAATCAGGTAATCCACTAGCGAATTTACCAGTAAAATTCAAAAAGGGTGAAACTGGTTCAGTTGGGTAAAGAAATTCCTTTTCTGGCTGGTTGTTGAGCAAGTTGTATTGCAAAATCCGGCATGGACTACCGATGTTAGGTTTAGCTGCGACACCATCTTGAATTAGAGCATTTTCGGTAGCTGTGAATAGATGCTTTTTATCAGGTGTGATAGTGAGGCTTTCAAAAGCCAAATTGTTACGGATACCTTTTTGACTACTTTTATCTGGCAAAAATTTGTTTGGTATGGAAAGTGTTTTAATTTCTCTGCCAGAAGAGAGCGAGAACTCTTTAATAAAAGGATTAATTAATTTTCCAGCATCGCCTTCAGAAGAAATAAACACAGTTGCTTTATTAGTTAATGCAATACCTTCTGTATCACTTTCACCAGGGCGAAATGTTTGACCATTTTCATTTAATAATGTGGTAACACTGACAGGAAGAACTTTACCTTTTTGTAGCTCACCCTTGCTTAAGTCAATTTTAAGAGTGTAGAAACGGGCGGCAGCTTTTTTTCCCCGGTCATCAGAAATAGCATAATAAAGGTTGTTTTTTGCATCATATGTAATTCCAGATAAACCTCCAACTTCAGTTTTTTTAAAGATTAAACCTTTCGGTAAGGTGGCTTCCCCGATAAACTCTATGCTACTGACTTCAACGGCATTTGTATATAAATTTGTGAATAAAAAAATGATAATTATAATTGCGATAAAGAAATAAATAATTCGTGGGATTACGAAGATTTTTTTAATCAGCTGCATAGAATTTTTTTGTTAAAGTCTGAAAATTACGAATAAGATATCATGCTGAAGGATGCAACATGTGTTAGGGCTGCACATCTGTGCGCCACTACAAATAACATGTATTTCAACCAATTGAAAACCTTTAGAAAATACGAAATTACTTAAGCTAGTCGCAAACCGTATTCATCCTGAAAAAAGTTGACAAGCCAATCTTTCACTCTGTGGGTAGCGCAGCAATCATCTTCGTTGTAGCTTTGGATAATTTCTAATAAGGTGCGATCGCCTGTTTCTAGCCACTGATCATACCAGTAAATACATTTAGCGCCACTAGCTTCTTTTTCCCGCCACTCAAATCCTAACCAACGAGCGATCGCTTTCAGGGCATAGCTTTCTACAGGCAATGCTACACTTTGGGTTAATTGTTCATACACATCCACAAATCGATTCAGTACAGGACGCACTGAGGCGTAGGGAGTATTGTAAAGCTTTGCCAACCGTTTGACTGTATCAAACTCGTAGACACAAAAATGATAAATTGGCGCTTCAGGATATTGCCAAACTAAATCCAAAAATTGCTGCCAAACTAATTCTTCGTCTTCTGGTTTTTCTGCTAAAAACGAATAAAACTGTTCTGTATTGGCAAGTCTATCAACGACCAAAACCCCCAAAAGATAATCTAAATCCAAGTCTGGCTGTGCCTCAATATCAAAGTAAAGCTCTATGGGTGCTGTGAATGTAATATCTTTAATTGGTAGCGGGTAGGGCAATATTATGGGTCGTCTTTCCAGTGCAGATTGAGCTTGCACTACTAGCTTGGGCGCTATCTCCCTGTCGAAACCAAGTAGGTTTTCTAAGGTGCTAGGACTGGTGTTGGCGAGAGATTCCAGTGTGGTGATGGCTAGGGCTTGCAGTTGAGTGTAGCGAATGGGTGTTACGCCTGGTAACAGTGAGAGATGTTTTTCAGATTGAGCAACGGCATAACATTGACTATGCCAATGGCAAAGATTGCACTTTTGCCGAGAAATAAACACCTCTGGCGGATTCGGTAACTCTAAAACTTGAATAAACTCCTCCAGAATCTGCTGCATCCGTGGTATCCATTTGAAAAGATCCACCGCATAACTTCTGTCATTGGTTCGCCGCAATAAAAGCCAAGCTATTTCTGGTATAACTTCCTGCACTGTTGCCAACACTTGGGCATGAAATGCGGCGACAACTTGATATTCTTGCTTAGGGCGCTTACCCAGTTCAATACCAGCCGGGACGTACATCCAGTCTCCAAAACGGGACTGTCCTGGCTGTTTGACGAGTAAATTTGGACGACTCAGTAAGGTGTATCCTTCAGAATAAGTTGCTAACAGTACTCCTTTATAAATGTAGTCCACTCCACGCTGCATCAATTCCAAAGTTGCCGCCTCTCCCCTTTCCCAGTTTCCGTATGGATAATCTGGTTGGTGATAGGTCAGATGTGCTAGAAAACTCAGCTGATGGGCGCTTTTGTCCTGTTGTAGTTTTCGCAGCAACTCATTGGGATCATCGCGCTGACTTTTGTCACCGTGGATATCTAGAAAAGGCCGGCGTTTACAGCGTTGGTATTGCAGTAGGAGTTCAGCATTAATTAGCATCCTTTTAAGTTAACAAGAATTAGCACACTCTGGGAGTAACTCAGACAATTAATAATGGAGTGGGCGAGACGAGACAAATCAGGCAGATGAAAAACTAATGACCAATGACTAATGGCTTTTGACTAATCCAAAATCCAAAATCCAAAATCTAAAATCTAAAATTGGTATGACCAGTACTTCTGTCGCACAAACCAGGTTGCATAGCCATCGAGAGCAATTTCCCGCTTTAGCGAATAAGGCTTATTTCAATTATGGGGGACAAGGGCCGATGCCCCAAAGGGCAATGGATGCTATGACCCAAACTCAAGCTCATGTTCAGCACATAGGACCCTTTGGCAATGAGGCATATCGCTGGATAGCGCCCCAGACTCAAGCTGCAAGAGAAGCGATCGCTTCGGAGTTACATGCACCAAGTCAAACAATTACCCTCACACAGAATGTCACTGTTGGCTGTAATATCGCCATGTGGGGCATCGAGTGGCGTGCTGGCGACCATATGCTGCTCTCAGACTGCGAACATCCAGGTGTGATTGCCACAGCACAAGAAATCGCGCGGAGATTTGCTGTGGAAGTTACTACCTGTCCTCTCAAAGCGACTTTAAATGAGGGTGACCCCGTAAAAGTTATTATCCAGCACTTACGCCCTAATACTCGTCTTGTGATATTAAGTCATGTTTTCTGGAATACTGGTCAAGTTTTACCTCTTGATAAAATTGCCGAAGTATGCAGAAATAATCATTCTGCACTACTGATAGATGCTGCCCAATCTGTTGGTTTGTTGCCTTTAAATTTGACTGAATTGGGAGTAGATTTTTATGCTTTCACTGGTCATAAATGGTTATGTGGCCCTGCGGGTGCCGGTGGTTTGTATGTCCGAACAGAAGCACGAGAAAGCCTGAAACCTACATTTATTGGCTTGAATGGCATTCTTGTGGATAGCCAATCTCAGCCTGTAGATTGGCTTCCAGATGGGCGACGATACGAAGTGTCTACATTAGCTTATCCGTTGTATGTTGGGTTACGAGAGGCGATCGCAATCCATCAGCAATGGGGAACCTCACTGGAACGTTATGAGCAAATTTGCCATAACAGTGAATACCTCTGGCAGCGGTTAGTAGCGTTACCCGATGTCAAATGTCTACGAACTTCCCCACCCGAAAGCGGTATAGTCTCCTTTCAACTCACCCAGAATCAGCCCCAAGCTCATTTGAAGTTGGTGCAATTTTTAGACTCGCAAAAAATATTAACTCGGACAATTGCTGATCCTAGCTGTATACGCACCAGCGTTCATTACTTTACTTTAGAATCGGAAATCGACCAATTGATTGAGGCGATTCAAAGTTTTTGCAAAATCTAGGATCAGTAGGGTGTGTTGTAACGCACTTTTACTAGTGCGTTATGGTATCTCAAGCTAAGAGGCTGTACTTAACTCTGCTGAACTAAATGAAAACTCTTTATTTACTTTGTGGCTTGGCGTTTTCCGGTAAAAGTACCTTGGCTAAAGCAATAGTCGATTACCTAAACTGTGCATATGTAAGTCTGGATGATATCAATAAAGAGCGAGGACTTGGTTTTGGTGGAGATGGTATTCCCGTTGAAGAGTGGGAAAATACTCACCAGATCGCAATTGGTATTTTGGAGAATTTAATGCAGCTAGAACAAGATATCATTCTCGATGATACAAACTGTTTTCGTTGGTTGCGTGACAGATTTAGAGAGGTCGCCAAACGACATGATTATAAAAGCAAAGTAATTTACCTCAATGTTCCGCTAGAGGAAATTTACATAAGAATGCAAATGAATGAACAGACTAAAAAACGCCAAGGAATCAAAAAGGAGATTTTTGCAGAACTAATACAAAATTTTCAGCCTCCTGAAGTAGATGAAAATATTTTGCTATTCAATAATGAATCCACTATCAAAGATTGGCTAGATATTCAATTACATTCTACATTTAATAATTTATAACTCCTAACTATAAAATGAAACGCCCAATTTTATATATAGCCATAACTAACCACGGTTTTGGTCATGCTACCCGCACGGCTTCTGTAGCTGCGACAATTCAAAAATTATGTCCAGAAGTTCTACTAATTATGGTGAGTACTGCCCCACGCTGGTTGCTAGAGTGCTATATAGAAGGCGATTTTATCTATCGTCCTCGTGCATTTGATTTGGGTGTGGTGCAAACTGATAGTTTGACAATGGATAAAGTAGCGACTTTAGAAAAGTTGCTCGATATTAAGAAGCATCAAAATTCGCTGATTGCCTCAGAAGTCAATTTTATCTGCCAAAATCGCGTTAATCTCATCTTGGCAGATATTCCCTTCTTGGCTCCTGGGTTTGCCAAAGCTGCAAATATTCCCTGCTGGATGATGAGTAACTTTGGTTGGGACTTGATCTACCGAGATTGGGGGGGTGAATTTACCGCAGTTGCCGATTGGATTAGTGATTGGTATTCAAAGTGCGATCGCCTGTTTCGTCTACCCTTCCATGAACCGATGCAGGCTTTTAACAATATCACAGATGTCGGCTTAACAGGCGGTTCCCCCCGTTACTCTGCTGATGATTTACGTTCTCTTTGGGGAATAACTACAGCAGTTGAAAAAACTATTTTGTTGACCTTTGGCGGCTTGGGTTTACAGCAAATCCCCTATGATAACCTGCGGCGATTTCCAGATTGGCAATTCATCGTCTTTGATCAATCTGCCCCTGATTTACCTAATTTAGTGAAAATTGATGACCGCAAATACCGCCCTGTAGATTTTATGCCTATTTGTGGACGAGTCGTTTCTAAACCTGGTTACAGTACTTTTTCTGAAGCCACAATATTAGGAGTGCCTATTGTTACTATACCACGTGATGATTTTGCTGAAGCAAATTTTATCCTAGAAGGCATAATTAATTATAACCAGCACCAAATCATCACCCCTTCTGAGTTTTTTCAAGGGACTTGGGATTTTCTGCGTGAGTTACCTCAACCACCAAAGCAATCTCAACCAATTGCCAAGGATGGTAATGAAGCGATCGCTCATGCTATTGTCAACTATTTTCGCAGTAATTAAACTTGACTTAACTTATAGCCTCTCATAGGCTACTAGCTATCTGCTGAGAAGGTTATAGCTGTTTTCAATTATGTAAAATACAGTAGGGACGCGCAGATGTGCGCCCAAAGCACGTATTGCATCCAAACCAAAACCGCTATAAACTTTATTTATATGGTGAGGCAAATCATCCAAACTAAAAAATCAACGGTTATTAGTCAATAATCAATCAAATTGCAGATGACTCACTACCAAAAGTTACTGAAAATTTCCACCACGGGCAAATCTTTTTCCAACATCACCGCGAAAATTGAAGCTATAGTTGCAGAGTCGGGAGTAGAAACTGGTCTTTGTACTCTATTTTTGCGCCACACT from Nostoc sp. UHCC 0926 includes these protein-coding regions:
- the ftsH2 gene encoding ATP-dependent zinc metalloprotease FtsH2 — encoded protein: MKFSWKVIVLWTLPALVIGFFFWQGAFAGAPADMSKNAANTRMTYGRFLEYLDGDRVSSVDLYEGGRTAIIEARDPDIENRVQRWRVDLPVNAPELISKLKEKAISFDAHPMRNDGAIWGLLGNLVFPVLLITGLFFLFRRSSNLPGGPGQAMNFGKSKARFQMEAKTGVKFDDVAGIEEAKEELQEVVTFLKQPERFTAVGARIPKGVLLVGPPGTGKTLLAKAIAGEAGVPFFSISGSEFVEMFVGVGASRVRDLFKKAKDNAPCIIFIDEIDAVGRQRGAGIGGGNDEREQTLNQLLTEMDGFEGNTGIIIIAATNRPDVLDSALLRPGRFDRQVTVDPPDIKGRLEILQVHARNKKLDTSVSLDAIARRTPGFTGADLANLLNEAAILTARRRKEAITLREIDDAVDRVVAGMEGTPLVDSKSKRLIAYHEIGHALVGTLLKDHDPVQKVTLIPRGQAQGLTWFTPDEEQGLISRSQLKARITGALGGRAAEEVIFGAAEVTTGAGGDLQQLSGMARQMVTRFGMSDLGPLSLESQQGEVFLGRDWTTRSEYSESIASRIDGQVRAIVEECYENSKKLIRDNRTVTDRLVDLLIEKETIDGEEFRQIVAEYADVPEKQQYVPQL
- the gltX gene encoding glutamate--tRNA ligase → MTVRVRIAPSPTGNLHIGTARTAVFNWLFARHHGGKFILRIEDTDLERSRPEYTDNVLEGLRWLGLNWDEGPFFQSQRLDLYKEAVQKLLDQGLAYRCYTTSEELEALREAQKARGEAPRYDNRHRNLTPEQRAAFEAEGRSSVIRFKIEDGREIVWNDLVRGKMSWRGSDLGGDMVIARASEEGSGQPLYNFVVVVDDIDMQITHVIRGEDHIANTAKQILLYEAMGAKIPEFAHTPLILNLEGRKLSKRDGVTSISDFQKMGFTAEGLVNYMTLLGWSPPDSTQEIFTLEVAAKEFGFERVNKAGAKFDWAKLDWLNSQYIHNTPVDKLTDLLIPFWEAAGYKFDGGRERPWLEQLVTLISQSLTRLVDAVAQSQLFFNDTVEFSDEASTQLKQEGSVAVLEGIVTALENQPQLSEAAAQDIIKQVVKEQKVKKGLVMRSLRAALTGDVHGPDLIQSWLLLNQIGLDKSRLSRAITEAN
- a CDS encoding serine/threonine protein kinase translates to MNQSRFTSPSSTGLLANRYQLKQLIGSGGMGEVFLANDILLGGTPVAVKFLTKTVVDTKMQQDFVREALMSAALSQKSLHIVRAYDYGVNEQGKPYYVMEYLCGKSLKDLIPLPLSMFLTLSRQICLGLQCAHEGINIDGKICPLVHRDIKPANILVIPDPILGQLVKILDFGIARFLNYASTASTSSGFNGTLPYCSPEQLDGEKLDSRSDIYSLGVMMFEMLTGKKPWQPETDYFGAWYKAHQFEEPKAIADVKPTLKLPQKLNHLIMACLAKKASDRPQNIAQILQVLNSLEQPNSPRLPTTSASSSILTCPLDSGLPITVEQKCRQLLWPENKPIQEIVFSQVIDTAQGSMTALWLMLPKQEIKNYAVSTRYNQFIFITSPHPMLLWVSILYNQQLAPKWLPCYLDMQNPQNLRVVSFLAENEHYPLIFFTLEAPHSCTNVLSSRIEPTQRQMLKTWVQQSHSLPPASQPQLSKQLLKQQYKQMQSRILQHLESEPQVVLSGSI
- a CDS encoding serine/threonine protein kinase; the encoded protein is MSQNQIESMVGQKAELDDYIGQFLNNRYLIRDLIGKGGMGKVYLAEDTAKGGMPIAVKILSLSLVNQQMSQRFAREIFIGAQLGRKSKHIVRILSYGVTEDKTPFYVMEYLQGKSLKQILEIQPLTISKFLEICNQICLGLQCAHQGISLKGEIYPIVHRDIKPENIFISEDSKQGEIVKILDFGIAKFLTERSGMTLTDSFIGSLPYCSPEHMEGRKLLDVRSDIYSLGVLMFEMLTGKHPFQTKSNSFGTWYQAHRFQMPPTVEEVNPQVKIPQVLEKLLMSCLAKEISDRPQNINQILEDLEKVNLQLNDVIPSNSSEIIKLSCPVQLVPATLLSEKECLQKNWPKNKPIAPIGFPHLLHTHQRLIPTFWSMLPKQEITKYLDKIHGTEFISKMNVYPMLLWVTVLYNAQPSMTKWLPYFLDLKDNKGENIARSLAEVGYYHLLFFALEDPNRCSHVTTLKLTANQRQQLVDCLDISQQSNGLILPNEAKNLLKTDYEKLKLDILQKLAFHQKTEKEGLKNWMTKFLETFFKLLSRP